Proteins encoded by one window of Candidatus Zixiibacteriota bacterium:
- a CDS encoding efflux RND transporter permease subunit, which yields MILADISIKRPVFATMMTLALMVLGVTSYMALSVDLFPDVNFPFVVISVVYPGASAEAVELDITKKVEDACNTIGGVKHIESTSYEGYSLTVIQFTLETDELDAAADVRDKITNIRPDLPDDIEEPLIQRFDPEAQPIISLAISGSQPLRDLTDYVDDNIRPRVENVSGVGEASIVGGAVREIQVRLKPDRLRALDLTPSDIAFKLQQANMELPAGRMVDGDRDWVVRTMGRFNSVQEIRDLVVLTLNGRLVRLEEVADVIDTEVEPTSTSRLNGRPLVGLDIRRQSGANTVEVAREIKEEVKEIEKDLPAGMTIVLARDDSVFIEESIDDVLINIVYGGSLAILVIFLFLSNFRATIISGIAIPTSIIATFTLMRMLGFTINFMTLLGLSLAVGLLIDDAIVVIENIYRHMEMGKKPMKAAGEATGEIGLAVSATTFSIMVVFLPVAFMSGIVGQFFYSFGMTVAFAILVSLFIAFTLTPMMSSIYLKPQVEVMKSKIYKRLRGWNRLFDRLEKKWYRPALRWSISYRWLVLLMAGVAFAFSIFMAMFVIGSEFMPQADEGLVSVTFQGRPGNNLQATIKDIEPVEQMLMEFDEVSSILTSIGAGSNPVYYGSITMRLVDQSERELHAQEIAGIIREKLKDYPGFFFTAALGTSDPGGQEQPIMYSIRGPDRDKLNEYAEELMEKIKHTPGLVDLKSSEESGKPELQIELNRDLISDLGISVADVAMTMRTFIDGDKVSRFKDGDEEYDIRLQVAEKYRQDKNNLSLLAVPSTKEIPERDRFSVPLGQIAEIKTATGPSEIKRYDRVREVRVSGGSSGRPTGNIRADIQPVINSMALDPGYSIGAVGEAEFMEESFSEIGMALILAVIFIYLVLASQYNSFSDPLSIMVSQPLAIVGAMISLWIFNTAFSIMSLIGIVLLMGLVTKNAILLIDFTKQRRERGEKRNVALLKAGQIRFRPIMMTALSTIGGVLPLALAIGSGAEFRAPIARAVIGGMISSTVLTLIVIPVVYTFIDDLAHGNFRQLFQSYKWDKVEIPEDIKVEV from the coding sequence ATGATACTTGCTGATATATCGATTAAGCGTCCGGTCTTCGCGACCATGATGACGCTGGCCCTGATGGTTCTGGGGGTGACGTCGTACATGGCCCTGTCGGTGGACCTGTTTCCCGACGTGAATTTCCCGTTTGTTGTTATATCGGTTGTTTATCCGGGGGCCAGCGCGGAAGCGGTCGAGCTGGATATTACCAAGAAAGTTGAGGATGCCTGTAACACTATCGGGGGAGTTAAACATATTGAATCGACCTCGTATGAGGGATATTCGCTGACAGTGATTCAGTTCACATTGGAAACCGATGAGCTGGACGCGGCGGCGGACGTGCGAGATAAAATTACCAATATTCGGCCCGATTTGCCGGATGATATTGAAGAGCCGCTGATTCAAAGATTCGATCCCGAAGCTCAGCCGATTATTTCTCTGGCCATTTCGGGATCGCAACCTCTCCGGGATTTGACTGATTATGTCGATGATAATATTCGTCCGCGGGTGGAGAATGTGTCGGGAGTTGGCGAAGCGAGTATTGTCGGAGGTGCGGTTCGTGAAATTCAGGTCCGCTTGAAACCGGATCGGCTGCGAGCGCTGGACTTGACTCCCTCGGATATAGCTTTTAAGCTTCAGCAGGCAAATATGGAGTTGCCCGCCGGCCGGATGGTTGACGGAGATCGCGATTGGGTCGTACGGACGATGGGTCGGTTTAATTCAGTGCAGGAAATTCGGGATTTGGTTGTGCTTACACTGAATGGCCGATTGGTGCGATTGGAAGAGGTGGCCGACGTGATTGACACCGAAGTCGAGCCGACATCCACTTCACGACTTAATGGACGGCCTTTGGTCGGTCTTGATATTCGTCGTCAATCGGGAGCCAACACGGTTGAGGTGGCTCGTGAGATCAAAGAAGAAGTTAAAGAGATTGAAAAGGATTTGCCGGCTGGAATGACTATCGTTCTCGCTCGGGATGATTCGGTTTTTATCGAAGAATCGATTGATGATGTTCTGATAAATATTGTGTATGGCGGTTCGCTGGCGATTCTGGTTATCTTTTTGTTCCTCTCGAATTTCCGCGCTACGATAATCAGCGGGATCGCGATCCCGACGTCGATTATCGCAACCTTTACGCTGATGCGGATGCTTGGTTTCACCATCAATTTTATGACGCTTCTGGGCTTGTCGCTTGCTGTCGGACTGCTCATCGATGACGCTATCGTGGTAATAGAAAATATCTATCGGCACATGGAGATGGGTAAAAAACCGATGAAAGCGGCCGGGGAAGCAACCGGTGAGATTGGCCTGGCGGTTTCGGCAACGACGTTTTCGATTATGGTCGTGTTTCTACCGGTGGCGTTTATGAGCGGGATTGTCGGGCAATTTTTCTATTCGTTTGGAATGACGGTTGCGTTCGCGATTCTGGTTAGTTTGTTTATCGCTTTTACCCTGACGCCGATGATGTCATCGATCTATTTGAAACCCCAGGTTGAGGTTATGAAATCAAAAATTTATAAACGACTCCGGGGTTGGAACCGACTTTTTGACAGATTGGAAAAGAAATGGTATCGCCCGGCTTTGCGCTGGTCGATTTCTTACCGCTGGCTGGTTTTACTTATGGCGGGAGTGGCTTTCGCGTTTAGTATATTTATGGCGATGTTTGTTATTGGTTCGGAATTTATGCCGCAGGCGGACGAAGGGCTCGTTTCGGTAACGTTCCAGGGGAGACCGGGCAATAATCTGCAGGCGACTATCAAAGATATCGAACCGGTGGAACAGATGCTGATGGAGTTTGATGAAGTTTCGAGTATTCTGACTTCAATCGGGGCCGGGTCCAATCCGGTTTATTACGGTTCGATCACCATGAGGTTGGTCGATCAATCGGAGCGGGAATTGCATGCTCAGGAGATTGCCGGGATTATCCGCGAAAAACTGAAAGACTATCCCGGATTTTTCTTTACCGCGGCGTTGGGAACTTCAGACCCAGGCGGTCAGGAGCAACCGATTATGTATTCGATTCGCGGGCCGGATCGGGATAAGTTGAATGAATACGCCGAAGAACTAATGGAAAAGATTAAGCATACTCCCGGACTGGTTGATTTGAAATCATCCGAAGAAAGCGGCAAGCCGGAGCTTCAGATTGAATTGAATCGTGATTTGATCTCTGACCTGGGTATCAGCGTCGCCGATGTAGCCATGACGATGAGGACATTTATCGACGGCGATAAGGTTAGCCGATTCAAAGACGGCGACGAGGAGTACGATATCCGGTTGCAGGTGGCCGAGAAGTATCGTCAGGATAAGAATAATCTGTCGCTTCTGGCAGTACCGTCAACCAAGGAAATACCGGAACGGGATCGGTTCAGCGTTCCTCTGGGGCAAATAGCTGAAATTAAGACAGCAACCGGGCCGTCAGAAATCAAACGATATGACCGGGTTCGCGAAGTTCGAGTTTCAGGCGGATCATCGGGGCGTCCAACGGGTAATATTCGGGCCGATATCCAGCCGGTAATTAATTCGATGGCGCTGGATCCCGGGTATAGTATTGGAGCCGTAGGTGAGGCCGAATTTATGGAGGAATCATTTTCGGAAATCGGAATGGCCCTGATTCTGGCGGTAATCTTTATTTATCTGGTGCTGGCGAGTCAGTATAACAGTTTTTCCGATCCGTTGTCGATTATGGTTTCGCAACCATTGGCGATTGTGGGAGCCATGATTAGCCTGTGGATATTTAATACCGCCTTTTCGATAATGTCGCTGATTGGAATTGTGCTGTTGATGGGGCTGGTGACCAAAAACGCTATTTTGCTTATTGATTTTACCAAGCAGAGGCGCGAGCGGGGCGAAAAGCGGAA
- a CDS encoding TolC family protein translates to MKIVGVLMALIICAPIINAETITLSREKAVKLALERNEQYKSALLERERIQGQYVEARSGAFPRITFDGSYLRNIDLQSSVLTMENKDTGKLETFNLKFGTPHNYSFGFSLYQPLYAAGKVGTAIKIAKYGFAYTDESIRVAGHDVATEADKAYLDAVAANEAAQVFRDAELVAQANLEVVEKLYNEGQTSEYELLRAQVQAANTQPDRIRAENDADLAMNYLKNILALEPETRIELGSTIEEISIPELKMDDLISEAIANRPEISQSREMMNINKKLISIAKSGYKPDIGINSRLQWDSFKDAIGKTSIAGDSWYRSWNVEVVLSWPIFSGFETGGKVQQAKVDYNQSRLTNSQLTRQIQLEVRDAVGKVNEARQRVEALGETVEQAERGLSIGEVRFENGIGTQLELLDSQVALTMARVNRVAALHDLAVAVSALRRAVGRDWGTQW, encoded by the coding sequence ATGAAAATAGTTGGAGTGTTAATGGCGCTTATAATATGTGCGCCGATTATCAATGCGGAAACGATTACGCTATCTCGTGAGAAAGCGGTCAAGCTGGCTCTGGAAAGAAATGAGCAGTATAAGTCGGCTTTACTTGAACGCGAGAGGATACAGGGCCAGTATGTTGAGGCTCGTTCGGGGGCGTTTCCACGGATAACATTTGACGGTTCATATCTGCGCAATATTGATTTGCAGTCTTCGGTGTTGACGATGGAAAATAAAGATACCGGCAAGTTGGAAACGTTTAATCTCAAATTTGGGACGCCGCATAATTACTCGTTTGGGTTCAGCTTATATCAGCCGTTGTACGCGGCGGGAAAAGTCGGTACGGCAATAAAAATCGCCAAATACGGTTTTGCCTATACCGATGAATCGATTCGGGTGGCCGGTCATGATGTCGCGACCGAAGCCGATAAAGCTTATTTGGATGCGGTGGCTGCCAACGAAGCGGCGCAGGTTTTTCGTGATGCCGAGCTGGTGGCGCAGGCCAATCTGGAGGTCGTGGAAAAATTATATAATGAGGGGCAGACATCGGAGTATGAACTTTTGAGGGCTCAGGTACAGGCGGCCAACACGCAGCCGGATAGAATCCGGGCGGAGAACGACGCTGATCTGGCGATGAACTATCTGAAAAATATTTTGGCTCTCGAACCGGAAACGAGAATTGAATTAGGCTCGACAATTGAGGAAATTTCGATTCCTGAGTTGAAGATGGATGATTTGATATCCGAAGCGATTGCCAATCGTCCCGAAATATCTCAAAGCCGGGAAATGATGAATATAAACAAGAAGTTGATATCGATCGCGAAGAGCGGTTATAAACCGGATATTGGCATCAACAGCCGGCTGCAATGGGATAGTTTTAAGGATGCTATCGGTAAGACATCGATTGCCGGGGATTCATGGTACCGGTCGTGGAATGTGGAGGTAGTGCTGAGCTGGCCGATATTTTCCGGATTTGAAACGGGCGGCAAAGTTCAGCAGGCCAAGGTTGATTATAATCAGAGCCGGCTGACCAACAGTCAGTTAACACGCCAGATTCAACTGGAAGTCCGCGACGCGGTCGGGAAAGTAAATGAGGCCCGGCAACGAGTGGAAGCGTTGGGCGAAACCGTGGAACAGGCCGAACGGGGACTTTCCATCGGAGAAGTTCGTTTTGAAAACGGAATCGGAACACAGCTTGAACTTTTGGATTCACAGGTCGCTTTGACAATGGCCCGGGTGAACCGGGTCGCGGCTTTGCATGATCTGGCCGTTGCGGTTAGCGCATTGCGGCGGGCTGTTGGAAGGGACTGGGGGACACAATGGTAA
- a CDS encoding TetR/AcrR family transcriptional regulator: MEKPTAKRKEREKEARKHSILEAAARVFSRKNFGEATLDEIAIEAELSKGTLYNYFKDKQDLFDSLMDHGHEHFLLCFEEAIGKSKSIESLIGNLFTNFIGTLFEHHYLVRMILTSGMCSSDGDCSEVIIDWHRRIEAATQKIADAFGDLDEGKDIPYDDRLSAAVMIIAVSRYLFLIHVREEYENRLKSEIENYTRLISRGLNIERDA; encoded by the coding sequence ATGGAAAAGCCGACAGCGAAGAGGAAAGAGAGAGAAAAAGAAGCGCGGAAGCATTCGATACTTGAAGCGGCGGCGCGGGTTTTCTCTCGGAAGAATTTTGGCGAGGCGACCCTGGATGAAATCGCGATCGAGGCAGAACTGTCGAAAGGCACTCTTTACAATTACTTCAAGGATAAACAGGACCTGTTTGATTCGCTGATGGATCACGGGCATGAACATTTTTTGCTATGTTTTGAAGAAGCGATTGGGAAAAGCAAAAGCATAGAGAGTCTTATCGGGAATCTGTTTACCAATTTTATCGGGACGTTGTTTGAACATCATTACCTGGTGCGGATGATATTGACTTCAGGCATGTGTAGTTCCGATGGCGATTGCTCAGAGGTTATTATTGACTGGCATCGGAGAATCGAAGCGGCGACGCAAAAAATCGCGGATGCGTTTGGAGATTTGGATGAGGGAAAAGACATACCTTATGATGACAGGCTTTCTGCTGCGGTTATGATAATTGCCGTATCTCGTTACCTGTTTTTGATTCATGTTCGGGAAGAATATGAAAACAGATTGAAAAGTGAAATTGAAAACTACACTCGGCTTATCAGCCGGGGGCTAAATATAGAGAGGGATGCATGA
- a CDS encoding replication-associated recombination protein A yields MDFFNSDKKQPPDAVSETRPLANRMRPSTLDEFYGQEKIIAPGTPLRRAIEEGRSGSMIFWGPPGSGKTTLAFLIANSCPGDFLPYSAVISSIRELKDVIARARKRKKMYGTSTHLFIDEIHRFNKAQQDAFLPYVEDGSITLIGATTENPSFEIITPLLSRVRVYVLERLTSDHIKTIIMRALKDSEKGLGQRKLSIEQKGLDYLSGQSDGDARRALSILEAAAGDISNGEEIRYDLLKKIIGQRNIIYDKSAEEHFNLISAMHKSIRGGDIDAALYWLARMLKGGEQPLYILRRLVRFASEDVGLADPFALTLCMSATESFRFLGSPEGELAIAQAVIYLASAPKSVSAYKAFGAVMDEVEKSENLPVPMHIRNAPTRLMKDVGYGKGYIYPPDSDTPFVDQTFLPDNIANRKFYFPTEKGRERKIATYLHAFRKYREEKKKG; encoded by the coding sequence ATGGATTTTTTCAATTCAGACAAAAAACAGCCGCCGGACGCAGTTTCCGAAACTCGGCCACTGGCCAACCGGATGCGCCCCTCGACTCTCGATGAATTCTACGGCCAGGAAAAAATTATCGCTCCCGGCACTCCATTGCGCCGAGCTATCGAAGAAGGCCGTTCCGGCTCGATGATTTTCTGGGGTCCCCCGGGAAGCGGCAAAACCACTCTGGCCTTTCTGATAGCCAATTCATGTCCCGGAGATTTTCTGCCGTACTCCGCCGTCATATCATCTATCCGCGAACTCAAAGACGTCATCGCCCGCGCTCGCAAACGCAAAAAAATGTACGGCACTTCAACCCATCTTTTCATCGATGAAATTCACCGCTTCAACAAAGCTCAGCAGGATGCCTTTTTGCCTTATGTTGAAGACGGCTCGATTACTTTGATTGGGGCTACTACCGAAAACCCATCCTTCGAAATCATCACTCCGTTGTTATCGCGCGTTCGAGTTTACGTTTTGGAAAGGCTCACATCCGATCATATCAAAACGATTATCATGCGAGCTCTCAAGGACAGCGAAAAAGGGCTGGGCCAGCGAAAATTATCCATCGAACAAAAAGGCCTCGACTACCTGTCCGGACAATCCGACGGCGATGCTCGCCGGGCGCTGTCTATTCTCGAAGCCGCCGCCGGAGATATCAGTAACGGCGAAGAAATCAGATACGATCTTCTCAAAAAAATTATCGGCCAGCGCAACATCATCTACGACAAATCGGCCGAAGAACATTTCAATCTGATCTCCGCCATGCACAAATCAATCCGCGGCGGCGATATCGACGCCGCGCTCTATTGGCTGGCCCGGATGCTCAAAGGCGGCGAGCAGCCTCTCTATATCTTAAGACGCCTCGTCCGTTTCGCATCCGAAGACGTTGGCCTGGCCGATCCATTCGCCCTGACGTTGTGTATGTCGGCTACCGAATCGTTTCGTTTCCTCGGCTCGCCCGAAGGCGAACTGGCTATCGCGCAGGCCGTCATCTATCTCGCATCGGCTCCAAAATCGGTTTCGGCCTACAAAGCCTTCGGAGCTGTCATGGATGAAGTCGAAAAATCCGAAAACCTCCCCGTCCCGATGCACATCCGCAACGCCCCGACGCGACTGATGAAAGACGTCGGCTACGGCAAGGGATACATTTATCCTCCCGACAGCGACACCCCGTTCGTTGACCAGACGTTTTTACCCGATAATATCGCCAACAGAAAATTCTACTTCCCCACCGAAAAAGGCCGCGAACGCAAAATCGCCACCTACCTCCACGCCTTCAGGAAGTATCGGGAGGAGAAAAAGAAAGGATGA
- a CDS encoding ATP-binding protein, whose protein sequence is MILRGKNIKDFELSDFQELVTDKTEESITLEFKQEMYKKNDKGKKELLKDISAMANAYGGIIIIGISDEDHRAKELIGVENAKDFESDINKCAKDSIKHPINHLETFITPFDDNKSFITIIVPNSSNKPFMVQHGNHWRFWKRVGTDNLPMSVQEIKDMVLFEEYKVDKVTRFWEKRKAELIEHNTPRPHLVLSMIPNRFARPELEFTRDFMNSISNSSVFAEISLYPEIGLFEHFLNGIRAYSSIGKSQQSARVTYSIFENGYIELFGSCTGNPDGICWDIKGNNYVYRPEVLAKLLVLGGCLLKTIINKFYDQLGTEYEIVLWTTSTRNLAFYETFLNRQIDKIFKETEFSISHTVKDTNLKSTQIIYPIFRKFINYLGTGRIIFGKEGLFESGGQDLLRNISL, encoded by the coding sequence ATGATACTAAGGGGAAAAAATATTAAAGATTTTGAGTTGTCCGATTTTCAAGAATTGGTGACCGATAAAACCGAAGAATCCATAACGCTTGAATTTAAACAAGAAATGTACAAAAAAAATGATAAAGGGAAAAAGGAATTATTAAAGGACATCTCGGCAATGGCAAATGCCTACGGTGGAATTATTATCATTGGAATTAGCGATGAAGATCATAGGGCAAAAGAATTAATCGGTGTTGAAAATGCCAAAGATTTTGAATCAGACATCAATAAGTGCGCAAAGGATAGTATAAAACATCCTATTAATCACTTGGAAACTTTTATAACTCCGTTTGACGATAATAAATCTTTCATCACGATTATAGTTCCGAATAGTTCGAACAAACCATTCATGGTACAACATGGAAACCATTGGCGATTTTGGAAGCGAGTTGGAACTGATAATCTACCAATGTCCGTTCAGGAGATAAAGGACATGGTTCTTTTTGAAGAATACAAAGTGGACAAGGTCACAAGATTTTGGGAAAAGCGAAAGGCAGAACTTATCGAGCATAATACACCCCGGCCCCATTTAGTTCTTTCAATGATACCAAATAGATTTGCACGGCCGGAATTAGAATTTACCAGGGACTTCATGAACAGTATTTCCAATAGTTCTGTTTTCGCTGAAATAAGCCTTTATCCAGAAATTGGTTTATTTGAACATTTTCTTAATGGTATTCGTGCTTACAGCTCTATTGGCAAATCTCAACAATCTGCCCGAGTGACATACAGTATTTTCGAAAATGGATATATTGAATTATTCGGCAGTTGCACTGGCAATCCTGATGGAATCTGCTGGGATATTAAAGGTAATAATTATGTATATCGACCGGAAGTATTGGCGAAATTACTAGTTCTAGGAGGTTGCCTACTAAAAACCATAATAAACAAATTTTACGATCAATTGGGGACGGAATACGAAATTGTCCTTTGGACTACATCTACCAGGAATTTAGCTTTTTATGAAACTTTCCTTAATCGTCAAATCGATAAAATTTTTAAGGAAACTGAATTTTCTATTAGCCATACAGTAAAGGATACTAATTTAAAATCAACGCAAATTATCTATCCAATATTTAGAAAATTCATCAATTATTTAGGTACTGGAAGAATAATCTTTGGAAAAGAGGGCTTATTTGAAAGTGGTGGTCAGGATTTGTTAAGAAATATATCTCTGTAA
- a CDS encoding efflux RND transporter periplasmic adaptor subunit, producing the protein MVKDRKMRFLKIAFILTALVIVAGCLEQETNEIAEAPPVMVVTEKATVDDFSRTIKVGGTLKGDRQARILSKVIGTVIDIPVRTGQAVRKGDMLVKLDRGGVQSQYNQAEAVYLNAEKQFNKMERLFAAGAISESQRDAAETEYKVAKANFESARQAIEIKAPFDGVVVDIPVRAGNEVAQGLPLIEIANVSALRLILDVPTIQVGIIKTGQKVIVSSSQDNMTAMTGTVISVADAADWETRSFEVECRFDEPIKGFAPGVYVIAEVEIEILSNALLVPNDAILYRSGEVSVYAVYSDTARLISVLVLAGGESYSAIEGQIQPDDRVVVLGHKMLTPGAKVQEATQ; encoded by the coding sequence ATGGTAAAGGATAGAAAAATGAGATTTTTGAAGATAGCGTTTATTTTGACGGCATTGGTAATTGTAGCGGGATGTCTGGAGCAGGAAACAAATGAGATTGCCGAGGCTCCTCCGGTCATGGTCGTGACCGAAAAGGCGACTGTCGATGATTTTTCCCGGACAATAAAAGTCGGGGGGACTTTGAAAGGTGATCGGCAAGCCAGGATACTATCTAAAGTGATCGGCACGGTTATTGATATTCCGGTCAGAACCGGACAGGCGGTTAGAAAAGGCGATATGCTGGTGAAGCTCGACCGCGGCGGTGTACAATCGCAATACAATCAGGCGGAAGCGGTTTACCTTAATGCCGAAAAGCAGTTTAACAAGATGGAACGGCTATTCGCGGCCGGAGCCATTTCCGAATCGCAGCGGGACGCGGCCGAGACTGAATATAAAGTTGCCAAAGCCAATTTCGAGTCTGCTCGGCAGGCGATTGAAATCAAGGCTCCGTTTGACGGCGTTGTCGTTGATATTCCGGTACGAGCTGGAAATGAAGTGGCGCAGGGATTGCCGCTTATAGAAATCGCTAATGTTTCGGCGTTGCGGCTCATTCTCGACGTGCCGACGATTCAGGTAGGCATAATAAAGACCGGACAGAAAGTAATAGTCAGCTCATCTCAGGATAATATGACCGCAATGACCGGAACGGTTATCAGCGTGGCTGACGCGGCCGATTGGGAAACGAGGAGTTTTGAGGTTGAATGCCGTTTTGACGAGCCGATAAAAGGATTCGCGCCGGGCGTTTATGTGATTGCTGAGGTCGAAATTGAGATCCTATCCAATGCTTTACTGGTTCCCAATGATGCTATCTTATATAGGAGTGGGGAAGTCTCAGTTTATGCGGTCTATTCGGATACCGCGCGATTAATTTCGGTTTTGGTGTTGGCCGGTGGAGAAAGCTACAGCGCGATTGAGGGTCAGATTCAACCGGATGATCGGGTGGTGGTTTTGGGACATAAAATGCTGACTCCGGGAGCAAAGGTTCAGGAGGCGACGCAATGA